TTACTTGATTAGTGCGCACTGGTGTTCCTGTGGCATTGTTGGCCCGGTTGTGCTGAGAATTTGAGTTGCGCTGGGCTTGTTGATTGAAACGTTGCGGCGGTTGAGCTGTGCGTTGAAACTGCTGATTCTGTTGATAACTCCCACCCTGTCCTCCTGAGCGGAACTGGGATCCCTGCGGTGAGTTGAATCGGGGACGGGTGTTGCTACTAGATTGGCCTTGAGACTGAAATTTCCTCTTTTGTTCCCCCAGCTCTTTACATTTGCTTTCCAAACCAATGGCTTTGTCCAACAAAGTTTGGAAGTTAGGAAATGTGTGACTCTGCAGCTGATAATTGAGTGGCCCTATCAGACCATCTAGGAAACGTTCCTGtctcttctcatctgtgtccacCTCGTTGGGCGCGTAACGAGACAGCTGTGTGAACTTGTCCCGATACTCACTAACTGTCATATTGCCTTGCTTTAAAGCTAGAAACTCCTTCTGCTTGAGCTTCATCACACCAGCTGGAATGTGGTGTGTGCGAAAACTATTTCTGAACTCTTCCCAAGTAATTGCATTGGTATTGGCATGGGCAGTAGTGTAAGCATCCCACTAGTCAGCTGCGGCTCCTTCTAAATGTCCTGCAGCGTACAAGACCTTCTCACGGTCGTTGCACTGAGTAACATCCAACTTCTTGTTAATGACCTTCAGCCAGTCATCAGCATCCAACGGATCCGTCGAGTGTGAGTAGGTAGGGGGGTGGTGACTCATGAATTCCCTGTGTTTGTCCCTTGGTGCCTGAGGTGCTTGGGGTGGTTGCTGATTCTGTTGAGCTTGTAGATTCTGAACAGCTGCAGTGAGGTTTTGGAGCAGTTGCATCTGGGCAGCCAAAAATGGTTCCATTGTTGAAGGCGGTGGGGGTGGTGCTTGATTCTGTTGGTTAACCACGTGAGCACGCCTCGTACTTGGAATATCTTGTCCTCCTCCtgacctggtgtttaccatctgagtgTTAGAGGAATAAATCTTGTATACGAATGATGATTTGATAAGGTAGATAAAAGGAACAACGAACCAAGATTGAGTCCCAAAGCTATtaactttattttattaattgatGCAGTTGTGGCCATCACTCCACAAAAACATCCCAGACATTACAAAGATCCAAAACAAGCATGTTTTCAACcaacaaacattattacatcGCACGTCCTCACAGGAACGGTTCTATCAAAAGGCACTGGTAGGCATcctataaaaaggaaaagaccTAGTCTAGAAGACCGGTGACAGAACCAGACGTGCCATAGCGAAGCCTCTTGCGGGGTGGTGAAACAGTGGGGTAGTAGAGCTCGGCTGCCTCCTCAGGTGGCTCTTGTCCTACAAGCTGTGCCTCAAGCTGTGCGATCCTGGCGTGAGCGTCCTGCAGCTCCTCATGTGTCTTAGCAAGCTCCGCTGTAGCTCCGTCGAGGTCACTGTTGAGAGCAGCGGTGACTCGAGCAAGGATGTTGATGCGGTCCTCTCTAGCTTCTCCCAACGGTACAGCTATGTCCTCAGTACCACTGACTTGGCGAGGAAGGTGTCGGTAGACGGTGGTGCTCAACTCCTCGCGGTGAGTGAAGCAGAGAGCTGACAGAGCTCTCCTGGCAGCGTCGCTGACGGCTGCGGCGTAGGTGGCGTGAGGCGTAGTGGAGTCGTGCACCATGTAGGTCCTCAAGCCTCTCGAAGTCGCCAACCGTTCCCTGATGTGGACCTGAGTGGAGTAGTAGTCATCCATGGTGGCGTGGGTGATACGGTAAGTGACGTAGAGGGGCTTCACGGTGTTTCCTAGAGTCTCTAGTGCTTCCTGGAGCAGTGTGGGAAAGTATCCAGGCTCACCATCCGAAGTCTGGTAGTCACAAGCTGGTGTCACATTCTGCTATCCACCATCTTCATCTCCACCATTGTTGTCACCCTAGCTGTTGGCATTATCGTTGTCGCTGCTGTCATCATTGTAATCTTCAccgtcttcatcatcatcttcttcaccatcGCTATCATCCCCTGAGTCGTCTGGGTCTCCACCATCGGCAACAGGTGCTGGAGCAAGATCAGCTGGTGCTGAAGCGTCTGATGCAGAAACAGCTGGTGCAGGAGCATCTGAAGCTGGGGCAGCTGGTGATGCTATTGGGATCACCAGATTCCCATCCGAGTCGACCTCCATGACGCTGCCATCTTCCATCTCAACATAGAAGTAAATCTCCTTTGGATCCTCTTCAATCTCCTCCACAGGCTGAACCGGAGTAGCTGGCTGAGCAGGGGCAATGCGAGCCTGGTATCCTGCAGTGCTTTTGCGAGCGGTCAGCCTGGTCCTGGCCatctgaaaaaagaaagaacagatACTTAGAATAAAACGCACACACACAAcgcagcttctccacaggcttgactaGTGAACacctgcctagaactcctcgaagtcgtcgaagaactccaTGTCGTCGCAAGCTTCTGAATAGCGTTTGGggaagggtgagtacacttatggttggtactcagcaagcggGGGATCcatgcaaggctcacaaggaatggctcaaggctttAAGCGATTAgcattttagttggtcaaattttattagcagcaTCTAATTACtaagtgtaagtttataccaacccaattaggcatataacattaacattaacccaaaggtaaaggtaacatggtttattctcatctttaagttcatttttttttcatgtgagggtccaagccgctcttaaccgtgagcacggctgatatatcagttttcactctgcagaggttgtacactttacccacaactcgtggtcccccgtgtcgcccgggtttgcaaagcccttaaacacttcctttggtgaatggctggggggtccactacgaagcctttacaaacACACACAGGTAActggtagcccgctagagtttcagtagcgatgcggaccacaacccgttaatgagacagcaccttagcaaaggctactgctccggatcgtgcacccaacaccttccccctccttgcccttttggtaaagccaccagctaaccacatgcctaattattcggctaagattagagccatgtgatgttgtggttgtactgttttcttggatggttctccatgttccggtTAAAACATTCTTGCAATTAAACATGTATAGCAACATAAGTAAAACATGATTAACACTCTTCTCATTATTAAGACATTATCAACCCAAATTAAGCGACTAGcaagtctacccaacatgattaaacatgttttcaaggaataaggattaaaactaggtaagtccttaataggcattcccgtcaaatttatgcacatacaagaaataaataaagtgtttaatcatgatattattgggacaaaaagaacatgcagggggagaaggccacttgccttcctcggcaaattGGGAGTACTCTTATTCGAACGGTGGCTgctcttggacttgctcctccgcgaacgtcacatcgtctacacgatcacacaaggcaaacaaacaaagaatgattaaaacagtacaacaaacatatgcaaaggcttacaacaaacttctaaaactaacgttcatgcagagacgatcgcgtgagcgcgagaatcactgaaatcggatttaaaacgaTGAAGATAGGAGATAAACAAGTTTtaggggctaaaacagaattaactatatacttcaggggctagcaaggaatttTAAAAAGATATACTGAACAGTACATGCAAAAACAGAGAAAcatagggttagatctacaaGATGACATGGCTCGGGTTAAAATGAAAGAAATACAGGAACTTCAGGGGCTTCTTTGGAAGAtttacaagacacaagaattaagtaaaaggaataacaaagagttcagggactagatcgcaaaacgtcttatcttcttctttctttctccagAAACAGGCATGCACCTGGGCATGGCCGACGACGGGAAAGGGGGGGCCTtgccggcgcgcgggcggcggcgccccggtgggggagaggggaagagagaaggagggaaggaaggagagggctCTCACCGGAGAAAGAATAGGAACTTCGCCGGCGACAGAACGGGCGGCGGCATACAGGAAGTTTCGGGCTGCGGCGTGGCTTTGGCGGCGGTGCGGCAGTGCGAGAGAGAAGCGGGTGAGTAGCAAAACGGAAAGAGGAACTCCGGGCGAGGTCGATGGCGACCTTTATAGGCCCCGGGGAGGAGCGGAAGGGGCTCCCGGGAGAGATCAAGAGCcggccggccattaatggccttgAAGCTTTGTGCGGCCATTTCCGGGGAGAGGAAAAGAGGGGGCGGCAGTTTGAGgccgggagtgggggaggggagacgACGCGAGGTCGTGGAGGGGCTCGTGAGGCCGAGGGACgccgggaggcgagggggctGGGGGGGCcagcggcgcacgggcggcacCATGCGTGCGCTTGGCTTCTGGTGCTTCAGGCGCCTGGAGGAAGATGAAGGGGGTGGCAGGCTGGTTGGGCCAGTTTGGGCCGGCTGGTGGGaaggaaaggagaggagaggtggcggcCCAAAGAGGAAAATGAACGGGAGCTGGGCCGGTGCAAGgagaaaagggggaaaaaagaagatggGCCGGCGGGGTAGATGGCCCATGCGGCTGgaagaaaggaagggaaaaaaaatgccTTGCGGgctgaaagagagagaggaaggattTCGGTccaaggagaggaaagagaggtggagggttttGTGAATTTAAAATAGAGTTGAAGTTCtcaaaatcaaattcaaattcttttgaaaatcaaaagcaagcattcaaacaaaagccaaaataaaagagaaaagagaaaaactctaccaagcacttattgcttctaaaattatttcaagtgctCTTTATTTATTTAAGACCGTAATTTATTAAAATGCTTTATTTAGTCCTTAGAGAGAAAGTTAGACCGAGTTGCTTACATTGCATTgtgatggaattttgggtgttacagtgAGGTACTTATTTTTGTTCACTGAAGAATCACGATCCGTGTGGATTGCCCAGGTTGTGCTAGCAAAATGATTGGCTCATGTGTGGCATGACAAGATATTTGGCCATCTGGTTTGAGTTGAAGCCTTGCTGGCGAGGGAATCTCTAGCGTTGCCGATGTCAGTGTGTTtacatcagattttttttttgtgtaagATCGTTTTTCAAAGGTCTGCTAATCTGTGACCACAGAAATCTTTCAGGCAAAAATAAATCCATGCTATGTAGCACTGCTTTATCTCAGTGACTCAGTCATTTTAACTACTATCTGTTTGCACGTTAAAAATTTAAAATCAGAGATATGAACTGAAAAGCTTTTTGTGCTTATAATTTCTACTCACTATTGAAGCTTATaggttctatttttttttcagtgtTGGTGGACAGTTCATAGTTAGTGGGAACAGTTCTGTGATGGTAAGGGTACTGGGATACCTTGTCATGATTATGATTTTGACCGGCTTCAGTTTGTACACTAAAAGTTCATGTAATTGCTGAATTTTAGTGCTTAGAGCCACCTGAAAGCTGCCACACAAGCAAATTCACTTAATCAGGTACCATTTCAGTCCAGCGTAAAATAAAAGGTGCCATATTCAGTCTAATTGTCGCATTATTAATTTCTTGACATTCTGCATATTAGTTTGTTATCGATATATGGTTGTACTTTGTTCGCTTGTTCATCTTCTAATCTAAGTTTAACGTGGATAAATTGATGGTTCCACATTCTAAATCAATAGATCATACATATATGTAGAGTATGTCGGTGTATATAGATTGACAAGTACTCAAGTGGCCTCTCCCCTCATTTTTCTGACAAAGTACCCATGCAAGTTTTCAAGGTTCCTGCTTGCAGAGGTATCGCGACAAGGGTCGGTGCAGACAGGGGTACTCATTTTTCTGACAAAGTACTTACATATGGAAGTCTGTAAGGTTCATGCTTGCAGGGGATTTGCGACAAGGGTCAAGGGATACTTCAGAACAGGAGATATGCCACTAGACTCCATGACCTCGAATGACTCGACATTCTGGCCCTCCGGTAGCTCCCAATCAAAATGGTACAGCAAATTAGCCAGTGCAAGCTCTGCAAGGCGCGTTGCGAATGCAATGCCAGGGCATCCCCTCCTCCCAGCGCTGAATGGTATGAACCGAAAGTCCTTGCCATTATAGTCGATGGACGTGTGCATGAACCTGTCTGGCAGGAACTGCTCAGGGTTCTCCCAAGATTCCTTGTCCCTTCCAATTGCCCATGCGTTGATGATGACCCGAGTCTTGGCAGGGATGTCGTACCCGTGGAGCTTAGTGTCCTGGATTGTTTCACGGGGGATAAGCAGTGGCACTGGTGGATGTAACCGCATGGCTTCTTTCAGGGCTGCCTGCAGTCTGCTCATTCTCAACAGCTGCTCCTCTAGGACTCCTTGTGCCCCTGCAATTTGCCTCACCTCGGCTTGCACTTTGGCCATTTCTCTTGGGTTCTTGATTAGATAGACCATTGCCCACTCTATCGCCTTGGATGTTGTATCGATACCTCCTATAAAAAGGTCCTGCAACAAGAAACTTAGCTCATATCAGTACACAGAACAACACTAGCGTGTGTTTACAATTTAGGCCTTGATCCTGAGATCTTACCAAGATGAGCCCCTTTACATCAATCCTATCCAGGTTAAGCCTCTCACCGCCCTCCTTGACCACGGAGAGCAAGTCGTCAAGGAGATcagcagcctcatcatcatTTTTGGGCTTCTTCTCATGCTCCTGGAGTGTTCTCTCGAGAACGTCATCAAGCTTGCTTGCCGTTCTCTTTATCCTTGCGTCGAGCCCCATCGCCCAGTCCACCCACCGTAGTCGAGGGAACATGTCGCTCACCGCGATCATTTCAAGCAGACCAGTGACCTCCTTCATCATTGCACGGAAACTCCCGGGATCCATGCCACCGAGCTTGTTCCCGAAGGCTGCCTTTGAGATGACAGTATAGGTTAAGCTTACGATGAGCTCGCTCATGTTGACCGCTCGGAGTTTGCCCCTGTCACCCTCCAAGGCCCCTGCCGCGCTGATCCGAGCCACCAACGAtgcgacctcctcctcccggagCACACGCATGGAGTCCACCCGCTTCACGCTGAGGAGGTGCACGACGGCGATGCGGCGAAGCtggcgccaccgctcgccgtaGGGGCTGAAGCCGACATCCCTGCAGTCATAAAGGATGCCTCGGGCCGTGTGCTGCTGCGGACGGCCGCAGAAGACGTGGTCCTGGTTCTTGAGCACCTCCTCGGCCATGGAGGCCGAGGAGACCACGAGAGCAGGCACGGAGCCTAGCCAGAGGAGAAAGATCTCGCCGTGCTGCTGCGCAAGCGCCTGCAGCTTCCGGTGGTGGTGTCCCCGACCAAGCTGGTGCATGTTGCCGATGATTGGCAGCCCCGGAGGCGAAGGCGGCAGTACTGGGTCGCCATTGCTGCGGCCTGATCGAAGGCGTCTAACAATGATGTAACATGAAGCCACGAAAAGCAGGAAGAGGGCTAGGCTGGAGTCGAGCTGAGGCAGAGCCATGAGAGTAGCAGAACTTTTCTAGCGTACGGTCGCAACCAGGGAACGGGGCTTATACTGAGCAGCTATGGTGAGTGTGGAACGAATGGCATGCTGCTATCGAGTAATGCCAATGCTCGAGATAATATTGAATCCAAGGACGATGGCGACAGCGCGAGGCACCGTGAGCCACGGGGTCATGATAACTTGGTAAGTGCAGGCCACATGCTCCCGGCCTTCTTTGTTCATCTCACATCTGAGTCACGATTCGTATGGCCTTGCGCAGGTCGGGACGTGTTGGCAGCCAAAATGGTTGGCCCATATGTGGCGTAAGATATAGTTTGGTCATCTTGGTTGGGTTGCGTTGTCGGTGAGGGAATTCCTTGTGATCGGATGCCTGATATATCTCCATCAGTGCCGAAGTTATGTGGTTGGCAGAACGTGACGACTAATAATTTAAGCCGGCTACTGATAGTCTCCCAATATGCATAGACGCAGCCCATATATGATACCCTACAGCTTATGGATCCTAATTAATTTTTCAGAGCACGATATGCTCAGTGAAGATGTTATGTAATCTATTATGTTAGCTATTAGTAATGCGGATAATTCTCGTGAGAGAAGTTAGCTACTTCCTCTGATCGGAAACATAAAGTTAACTAGGCCAATCACGATAGAcaatttcattttgttgttccTAAGAGTTGCATACCATCTAGAGTGTTTTGAGTTGATGGATGAAACAGCCCCTATAAtaccactactagagaactgactttagatcccaccccctttagtctcggtttaatttcggctcgggagaaaagggggtgcgccacggtaggctggaatggggcgcacctttactctcggttctttttttgcaaccaggactataggctaccctttagtctcggttaaaacggctagttttcgggcaccgacggcgccaccctttacccccggttggagccaccaaccgggacaaaagatccaaccttttgttccggttggagttaccaaccgggataactggtttactcccggttggtaattccaaccgggataaaaggttggagattttatcccggttggagttaccaaccgggggtaaccaccaaccgggatgaaagctctaatcttttgtcccagttggatttaccaaccgggataaaatcttatctacaactaccctttcttcctccttcactcctctagcccgagccactccacttcacaaagacagagaagctcatcctctcatggcgccgaagcaagcctaggggaggtgctgctgaaatttTTGTTCCTCATTTCTGTGGGGATTTCacccatccaaagtgttgtgaaggttagccacttcatgctccattcatttattgttgttaagctttgttttatactttagagagggagaaaaataagtttgtttgttgttaaccATGTAGAGGattttgtatttatacatgtttttgagctacaatgtgatggatagtttgaatgtgagggagaatggatagtaaatgtgaggtagaattgagattatttcaattttatgtattaggaaaaaattagagtaaatgtgtttttaatatttataaattagccatataaattgtaggtgtaatttcatactttagtacttttcagatagaggtatggaattagccatttttagaataagtaaattatgtgggaaatattaatttttttaatagtttagttatttgtaaattcaatatgagctaaataatttgtggtacatagagatggcctCTGATGCTTGATGTAGTGGCGACGGTGGGGGAGATCATCGTTCCTCTCGCggtaaggggaaaaccatagttggcgcTCACGATAAACCGAAGAAAATGAAtgcgtgggagaaagcaatgcttcattatttgcaaagatgtcatgaagatgctgttgtagcgggtcaggaacctccttttggtggtcgttatgctccaccgccaatcccgggtgttttaggtccacttattagtactaccattgcaggaggtacaaataaaccacatgatgaggttgcgtcagcgaaaccttcatcttcgcttcccaaggatgcttgaagtccttctaaatagtacttagtggatggtttgcgtagtgtatcatgttgttgttgctctcaagtttaaatttgtatatttctatgtaaactttcagcaatatttgagtttgtcgtagtgtatcatgttatttgcttccaaaattttaatttgtgtatttctatctaaaattttagcattgtgatggatagttttattgtaatTCGTGCGCCCAATGCAGTAACCAGAAGTGCTATTCAAAGGCTTCCTGGGGGAccattcacagccacttgtttagatacggtttcacgcctaactatttggtttggacccgtCACGGCAAAAGAGGGGtagtaatggaagacggtgaagagcaggatgatgatgataacaTTCCGCACTGCGCtataggccaagcttttgcagatactataatgggtgaggctgatgaagatgagtttgcagaagatggccatacTCATGACCAcgcacagagattgcgaaactcagaaggaagcatcaaagtggcaacgcatgatagatgatcacaggaaattgctatacccagattgccaAGGAGGCCATAAAAAAttaggtaccacactagaatttatgcaatggaaggccaaatatggtgtgtccgataaggcactaatgattgtttgccctctgggattaatgatagatgatagtgatgcagtaaaataattatttaagaaggtaatataactagtgtagaattaatgagtcattcaaacttattgcaaatataattgctaattaaatatatttttgcatgtttgaaatatgtaaagttttaattttttcttcATGAAATCCAGCGAAACCCGGCGAGATCGGATGCCTACAAGTTCGAACCGGcgagaataaatttccaaatagaagcaaaaagaaatagtatagaatttatgactagttaaaatttattgtaaacaaacttgctaatttaatatatttttgcatgtttgaaatatgtaaatttcttattttcgcttcctgaaatccagtgataacataaatagaataaatttccaaatagaagcaaaaagaaatagtatagaatttatgactagttaaaacttattgtacacaaacttgctaatttaatatattattgcatgtttgaaatatgtagatttcttatttttcgcttcctgaaatccagtgatAACATAAATAGaacaaatttccaaatagaagcaaaaagaaatagtatagaatttatgtagaatttatgactagttaaaacttattgtacacaaacttgctaatttaatatattattgcatgtttgaaatatgtagatttcttatttttcgcttcctgaaatccagtgaaaacataaatagaataaatttccaaatagaagaaaaagaaatagtatagaatttatgactagttaaaacttattgtacacaaacttgctaatttaatatatttttgcatgtttgaaatatgtaaatttcttatttttcgctTCCCGGATTTGAAAAcataaatcgaataaatttcTAAAAACCAGTCGGGAGATGAAAAACAGGAGAAGgcccccatttatcccggttataAAGTAGAACCAGTATAAAAGGGAACTTTTCAGTTACCGCCCAGAAGTACCCATTTATCCCGATTGATAataaaccgagataaagggggggccttttatcgcaggtgatcataaaccgagataaaaggccccctttttttttatctcggtttgtattaGAAACCGGGGTTAAATgttctttaatcccggttttaattacaaatcgggataaaaagggggtcCTGTATGAAAGTTTTAGCGTCTTCTACACCCCCCTGCGCCcaacacttagcgaaattttcactcgtcgtcctcgtgccgcccgtcgccggcctccgccatcgccgctccccgtcgccgccgccggcccatcctattcgccggcctcctccgtctCCGTCGCTGCTGCCATCATCTTCGCCCGCAatcatcgccggcctcctcctccgttcccgtcgccaccgccggcacGTCCATCCTCGTCGCGGTGACCTCCGCGCGTGCCCCTCATCGCGTGacggcaccacctcc
This sequence is a window from Setaria italica strain Yugu1 chromosome III, Setaria_italica_v2.0, whole genome shotgun sequence. Protein-coding genes within it:
- the LOC101786945 gene encoding cytochrome P450 71A1; this encodes MALPQLDSSLALFLLFVASCYIIVRRLRSGRSNGDPVLPPSPPGLPIIGNMHQLGRGHHHRKLQALAQQHGEIFLLWLGSVPALVVSSASMAEEVLKNQDHVFCGRPQQHTARGILYDCRDVGFSPYGERWRQLRRIAVVHLLSVKRVDSMRVLREEEVASLVARISAAGALEGDRGKLRAVNMSELIVSLTYTVISKAAFGNKLGGMDPGSFRAMMKEVTGLLEMIAVSDMFPRLRWVDWAMGLDARIKRTASKLDDVLERTLQEHEKKPKNDDEAADLLDDLLSVVKEGGERLNLDRIDVKGLILDLFIGGIDTTSKAIEWAMVYLIKNPREMAKVQAEVRQIAGAQGVLEEQLLRMSRLQAALKEAMRLHPPVPLLIPRETIQDTKLHGYDIPAKTRVIINAWAIGRDKESWENPEQFLPDRFMHTSIDYNGKDFRFIPFSAGRRGCPGIAFATRLAELALANLLYHFDWELPEGQNVESFEVMESSGISPVLKYPLTLVANPLQA